The Lolium perenne isolate Kyuss_39 chromosome 6, Kyuss_2.0, whole genome shotgun sequence genome segment gaacatccatgatgttgggttcattgacccacacatcgttaattcacatgtgttagaacaccaccccgccgacgtggaggatgacctgtggcggtttattagaaaacagcaacgagaaaagtgatattctatttccttaccattttgggtgagtgtttctgtcttgagcacattctcttttgtttactccatgcatggtatgtggctaatcgatgagttatgcatgactgtgcatgtatcgtgtccgcaggttccactggattcttatggtaattaaagttcagacctcctcagttctcgtccacgactctctgaatatggatccggcgctttggggcgacatgagaaaaatgatgcaaaagtaattattttcattcatttgcgctctatatcgatcggcctatttcgttcatcatttcctaatatcaagtaactaattaataactctcttgtttatttaattttctttgcctcgtagggtttggagacggttcgtagataccaaggtcggtgaattcaaaaaagagctacattttaaaatggcagtgcggacgaccagggatactcagccaccggggaccaacctatgtggatactatgtttgtgagaggatccggagatactgcaatgagcgggaccagacgtgtgagaacaacatcctgaggaataacctccggaagacgcttagtccagaagctcgcttccgaccacttcaagaggaactagctggatggttggcgagggaagtcatcgatcctaaaggagaacactattacgatgacgtagaactttatatgcaccagaatttgtaactaacttgttcaaaattgtatatggtcatccgatattgaatatatattgtatatggtcatccgatattgaatatatattgtatattcctcttgaattctttttggttctaatttcaaatttgtttgaaattgtacattcatatgcatgtatgtatacgatgcaccgtagaatatgtgaaactccttcaaaattaaaacccaaaagaaataaaataatacaaattaaaaagaaaccagatttagggggaggggggctaaaaccctaaaccctgcggaggcctttagtcgcggttggcctaaatatgtgaaactccttcagaattaaaacccaaaagaaataaaataatacaaattaaaaagaaaccagatttagggggaggggggctaaaaccctaaacctatggaggcctttagtcgcggctggccagaagaaccgcgactaaaggtcctccgccctggcgctcgcctgcggcccacgtggacgggcctttagtcgcggttcgtaaggaaccgcgactaaaggggggggcctttagtcgcgcagctttggtcgcggttgcgccaccgcgactaatggcagttgccaaccgcgaccaaagcccttttttccaccagtgttatataggaggcggagccgagggattcgtgatacacaagtttacagagtccgggagggtttctgacccgtcccgcaagattacaagtctatctttcctaatacaactctaactttccttaatgctatcttgggcttccgaacttcatattcttcgggttatgggccttcaataaaccccgggtactatcttcggcaggcccattcgggatgcctatgtcacctcccacatctgatctttggaccaagtcatagcggagaaccggacgacagcaaatctctgctggaggacaccaaatgcacgctcgacgtcttttcggcaagcttcttgtttcttcaaaaactcgcaaagtttgggggtgctaggtttcgagatagtcttcacaaatgttgcccactttggatagataccgtctgcaaggtagtatcctttgttgtagtgccgaccattgatcacatagtccaccgggggagcatgaccctcaacaagcttggaaaagatcggggagtagtttaggacgttgatgtcattgttggatccaggcataccaaataaagagtgccaaatccagagatcatgggtagccactgcttcaagtatcacagtgcagccgtttttgtgacccttgtacattccctgccacgcaaacagacagttcttccatttccaatgcatgcagtcaatgattccaagcatccctggaaaacccctggcttcatttgttgcaaggatcctcttagtgtcttcgacagtgggtgttctcaagtaatatttcccgaacactgctatgacggccctgcagaaccggtagaaacaatcaagggcggtggactccgccatccgaagatagtcatctgcaccatcaccgggagctccatacgccagcatcctcatagccactgtgcacttctgcagtgacgaaaatccaaccaaaccagtgcaatccgccttgcatctgaagtagggatcaaagtctcggatgacatacacaatttgcagaaatagctttctgctcatcctgaaacgacgccggaaaacactctcaccatgcaatggattgtcggcaaagtagtcggcgtacaacatgcagtagccctccattcgttgtctcggcttgcacttccggcgacctggtgccgacccactaCGTCGACCAGTTgtcagtccggcgtacatgcttgacaagcagccgaggatcatcatgtgctcctcgtcttgggcggcggctgccatctcttctcgcataagctcgacgaacatctgctcctcctcttcgtccgagtccatggccggcgaggcaaatggacgaacacctgacgggcgtggtcgaggcaacccgagccgcgagcgacgaggagtaggccaaagtcggaaaacaggccggcggaggagcagccagataggccttcgtcgaaagacggcggaatataggcaggtggagaaggagggacggcggaatctgggcaacaagacgGCGGGGTGGTGCAGGCGGCGagaggtgggggagattttgagcgaggtggcggtggggttcgtgtgtcgagtCGCTGACAGATCGGgctcttccccgcttttcactcgtccggagtccccgagcgctccccgggggaccggggatggcgtgggctcgccggatggatgaagggccaaatccggacgaaaacgagaaaccggggacgcgactgggccgaatttcgccgtccgaatggaaaaaacgtcgctcggggacctcgtcggggagacgagtggagatgctctaactgccTCTATGCAACATCCAGTGCCAGCGATCTGCTTGTTGGCTGCTGCTCTGTTCCTCGTATCCTTAAAAAAAAGGCAGTCCACCTACTGGGGTTTTTCGTCAATACAACACTTCATTCTATTACCACATCATTGCATCATACTATGCAAGCAAAATTACCACAAGGCTGATATCCGATCCTTAATGAACAATTGCCGCATCACAGTTCATGCGAAGTAGGCATGTGGCCTGTAAATAACCGTTTTATTCTAATACATGCAGTTCTCCTGCATGGTTCGAAAAAATAaccgttttatttactgttgctgagAGCTACACGCCTACACCTCAAACTTAGTTAGCTACAATGCACAAGACACTTATGCAAATGCGGAAATTCCATAGTTGAGTACATGTCAATTAACAAATTTGGAAATCATAATCTCATAATTTATACGCATGTTCTATTCATGACTTGAGGGTACGTTACAGTATACCACATCTCCCACTTCCTCTTTACTAGTGTCTACCATGTCTTGTTCTCGCAGTCTTTGCATTCGAAGATTTGGCCGACAGCCTCGACAGGTGTATATTGCCCTCTGAATTGcactctcggcttcctccacaaCCCGGCGACTGGCATGGAAACAGATAATTCCAACGTTCACATGCTCTACGGAACGCAGGTTCTCCAATCCAAAATCGAACCCTGGGGATATATCTTTGGTCCGTGAAACATGAAACGAAAGCTTAAGCCTTTTGAGATTTAGCAATGTCCTCGCTGGTCCAAATACCTTTCCCATAGCATTACTAGCAAAATGGAAGCCCGTTAGCTTCCTGAATCCATCAGCGCGGTTGCCAAACCTTGAATTATGTTCTGGAGCATGTTTCGATGTCAGCGAGAGAACCAGAAGATTCTGCAACTGCCCGAGCATGTCAATTATCTCCTGTGACAGCTTGTGGACCTCTACGGACAAAAACGAGAGGTTCTCGAGCGAGAAAATCCATCGCGGCAATGCAACCAATGCGTTGTGACTTATCTCTAGCTTTTGAAGGCTTGGAGGGGCAAGTCCAGCATCCAGCCTGTACAAGAAACGCAGGGAGCAGCAAGTTAAAATGGATAGAGTTTGTATCCTTCCCTCCGCTAGCAGCCGCACTAGAGCTTCAAGCACGGAATCTCCGTAACTGTAATCCCATGACCATATGGCAATCCTAAGAAGAATCAACTTGGTTAGACTGCGTAGCTCTTCCAGCAACTCTGTCTTACTCACATTCATGTCTCCTATCTCTTCCAAATCTTCCAATTTTCCAATCCCATCTGGTATCTTTGTTCGGCTGTTCACATAGAGACGCTTCAATTGTCTTGCCAGTAAAACACTTGCAGGTAACTCTGTCACACTAGTCGCCCTCAAATCCAGCGTCTGCAAAAATAATAGATTCCCGATTTCTTTTGGGATCTCGGCGATCCATTTACTCCCTAATACGAGACATTTCAGAAAATACAAATCGCCAATACCCATGAGATCCTTATTCTGCAAGAAGTCATCAAACCCCCCAAGATCCAAGACGCGTAACTCCTGAAACCTCGAGAGGGGAGTTTCATACATATAACTAGCAGCGTCACCAGAGGCCAAAAGTGACCTCACGTGGGAATGGTAGGCTTGTGGCAGTGATTGTTGTGAATTTCTTCTTTTCTGGATTGACAGCCCGCTAACTGTTTCTGGAAATGGTCTGTCGTTGTTGTCAtctaatatggcagcaaatctgttCTCAGCTGACAATGAGACGATCATGTCATGCACCATGTTGTACGCACGGCAAGATAGAGCTTTACCGGCCGCATCAACCTCTACCGGTTCAATCAGATATCTGTTTATCAGCTCATTCAGGTAGCTCTCCCCTACTTTCTTGGGAGCTATTCCTGGAGTTTCTAGGATGAAACCTTCAGCTAGCCACATCCATACCAGGTTCTCTCCACTAATTACGTAACCCTTCCGCAACATGCTTAAATACAGCAAGCAAGGTTTTAGACAGGGAGGAAGCTCCTTATATGCGGCATCTAATATCCCTTTGGTATCATATGGGCCGTGCACTGCATGACAATCCATCACTGTCCATggcttctttgcaaacaaactagCTTTAGCGATGATGGCTGATGGTATTCCACCACATGCTTCAATGCATTTTCCACATATTTCTGCCAGTTCAGGAGAAATTTTGTCTTGTGAATGAAATAATCTATTGTGCAGCAATGTTGTTGATCCAGTCTCTGAAAGAGGTGATAGCTGGTAAACATCACCAACATATTCATCAACTTCAACTTTTCGTCTTGTCGTTAGAACTGCACTGGTGTGGCTATTCTGGACAAAGGCATGCATTATAATATCCCACGAACTGGAAGCCCATATGTTGTCAAATACGATGAAGTACCTATCAATACATCCATGCAAAAAAGTTATATATGACTAAAAAAAATAAGCTCGAAACAATAAAGGTACGCACTTGCActctaaaaaaagaaaaagagacgCACTTGCAAACACAACCATAGATAATACGGAGTAATATCTATTTTCGTGTAGAAAAGCATAATAGTAACCTCAGCTTCCACTACTAGGCAAACAACTATAGACCCGGGGTTACCGCCGGCACGCCAAAATGTTGGTACGCTGGTGATATTTACAGTCGGTGTACAATTTATTTGGTGCACCTACGATAGCAAGATACTGCCAGCGTACCCAAAAATTAGAACCCCACATGTAACTGTCACACATGTTGCAGGGGTGGCTGAAAATATCGAGTCACATGTCGCTGGTGTAGGGTATGCCGGCGGTATTGCCCGTGAACCCCTCGTTATCCTAAT includes the following:
- the LOC127309242 gene encoding disease resistance protein RGA5, which produces MGGLLDELLKEEYKLGQEAKRDLESIGIELRSIHAHLRKVVEMPMGQLDATIKLWASDAMDLTCDMDHAAHKFALHLRAPASHLGCISKIKLKKATARFRRELATDMRSFQRRINDLQARRDMQFDTDTIDDPSILVNADYVPVDGEVIEDEVDKDDHEANQLVGLNMPVAELVNKILAEEEGQLKVTTIVGPAGVGKTTLAKQVYRVLQPRFECTAWVTALATEADDIQSTLSSILRQVSQQDRPNCGSSDVEETIGLIREALTDKRYFIVFDNIWASSSWDIIMHAFVQNSHTSAVLTTRRKVEVDEYVGDVYQLSPLSETGSTTLLHNRLFHSQDKISPELAEICGKCIEACGGIPSAIIAKASLFAKKPWTVMDCHAVHGPYDTKGILDAAYKELPPCLKPCLLYLSMLRKGYVISGENLVWMWLAEGFILETPGIAPKKVGESYLNELINRYLIEPVEVDAAGKALSCRAYNMVHDMIVSLSAENRFAAILDDNNDRPFPETVSGLSIQKRRNSQQSLPQAYHSHVRSLLASGDAASYMYETPLSRFQELRVLDLGGFDDFLQNKDLMGIGDLYFLKCLVLGSKWIAEIPKEIGNLLFLQTLDLRATSVTELPASVLLARQLKRLYVNSRTKIPDGIGKLEDLEEIGDMNVSKTELLEELRSLTKLILLRIAIWSWDYSYGDSVLEALVRLLAEGRIQTLSILTCCSLRFLYRLDAGLAPPSLQKLEISHNALVALPRWIFSLENLSFLSVEVHKLSQEIIDMLGQLQNLLVLSLTSKHAPEHNSRFGNRADGFRKLTGFHFASNAMGKLTKFEV